TCGGCTATGTCCACCAGGCGATCAACGGGCAGAAGGGCTATCACGGCGTCGCGGTGCTCTCGAAGATCCCGTTCCGCAAGACCGAAGTGCTGGGCTTCTGCCGCGAGGGGCATGCGCGGCACATGTGCGTGACGCTCGAAAACGGCGTCGAGCTGCACGATTTCTACGTGCCGGCCGGCGGCGACGTGCCCGATCCCGAGGTCAACGCGAAATTCGCGCACAAGCTCGATTTCCTGCGCGCGATGGAACGCGACTTCGCGCGGCGCGGCGACCGGACAGGCGCGGCGGCGATCCTGGTCGGCGATTTGAACGTGGCGCCGCTGGAGCACGACGTGTGGAGCCACAAGCAGCTTCTCGACATCGTCAGCCACACGCCGGTCGAGACCAATCTTTTGGGCGAGGCGAAGGCGGCGTTCGAATGGACCGATGTGACGCGGGAATTCGTGCCGGCCGAGGAGAAGAGCTATTCGTGGTGGAGCTATCGCGCGGCGGACTGGCAGCTAAGCAATCGGGGCCGGCGGCTGGACCACATCTGGGTGAGCCCGGCGCTGAAGGGCGGGCTGAAAGGCCAGACCATCGTGACCAAGATGCGCGGCTGGCAGAAGGCGTCCGACCACGTGCCGGTGGTGGCGGAGTTCGAGGTTTAGATTTCCCGGTCTCTCGCCATCTTAGAAGCTGTCATCCGCCGCAAATGCGGCGGATCCAGGTGAAACCTTGCACTGGCGGTGCAAGCGTCAACTGGGTGCCCCGCATTCGCGGGGCATGACATCATTTTTTCAAATCACCGGACTTCGGATTTGCGAAACTAGCCCTTCTTCGCACCCTCGGGCCGCTTCAGCGGCGCAATCATGATCGTGGCGGTCGCGGTCGCGATGATCCTGCCGTCGGCGCGGGCCAGGTTCGCTTCGAGGAAGCTGACCGTGCGGCCGCGCTTGATCACCTTGGCCTCGGCGATGTGGCGGCCGGCGGCGCCCTGGTTCAGATAGCTCACCTTCATCTCCAGCGTCGGCGCGATCTCGCCCCATTGCGCGACGAAGCCGGCGGCGACCGCCAGCACATCGTCCATCACGCAGGCGATGGCCCCGCCATGCAGCGCGCCGAAGCGGTTGAAATGAGGCTCGCCGAGATCGTAGCCGATCCTGACCCAGCCTTCCTCGACGTCGACTTCCAGCAGCTCCTGGTTCAGCCAGGCCGAGCACGGCGCGGACCGCTTGAAGATCGCCTGGACGTTGGGGGGAAAGTCCTCGGGCTTCGACTTGTCGACGACGCGGCGCATGGGCTTCCGTCTTGTGATATCGCTGCCGCCATCGTGCATGAACCTTGAAGGAAGACAAATTGCGCATCGCATTCCTGCGCCACGGGCCGACCGAGTGGAACGCGCAAGGCCGCATCCAGGGCAGCATCGACATGCCGCTGTCGGCGGCCGGGCGCGAGAAGATGGCGGGGCTCTTGCCGCCGGAGGGCTTCGCGCAGGCGCGCGCCTTCACCAGTCCGCTCGGGCGGGCGCGGGAGACGGCGGCGCTGCTCGGCTTTTCCGACGCGGTGCCGGACGCGCGGCTGGCGGAGCATCATTGGGGCGAATGGGAAGGGCTGACGCGGGAGGAGATATTGGCGCGCGACGGCGCCGATGCGTTCGCGCGGGCGGGAAGCGCGATCGACTTCACGCCGAAGGGCGGGGAGAGCACGCGGGCCCTGCTGGCGCGGGTGGCCGATTTCATCCGCGACGTGGCGCGGGACGAGCGCGACGCCATCGCGTTCGCGCATCGCGGCGTGCTGCGCAGCGCCTATACGCTAGCGACGGGATGGGACATGGCGACGGCGATGCCGGAGAAGCTGGATCTGTCGGGGGCGCTGATATTGGCGGTGGGCGCGGACGGCGCGCCGAAGATCGCGGAGATGAATGTGGCGTTGCGGGAGCGCTGAGAGGCTGCTCTGGATGCCCGCCCGCGCGGGCATGACAAATGTATTTCTGTCATGCCCGCGCAGGCGGGCATCCAGAGCCGACCGTACGGCTACCGATCATTTGGCGACGACAAACCGACCGCTCAAAGATTGCACGCTATATCGGCCCATGAGGGATTGACCTCTTCGATAAGCCGAAGCTTCCACTTCCGCTCCCACTTCTTGAGGCGCTTTTCAAAGCCAATCGCATCACGAACATCCTGGAACTCCTCGAACCAGACAAGCATCTTCACGCCGTGTTTCTTGGTGAACCCCTCGACCAGTCCTTCGCGGTGCTCATATGACCGCCGGATCAGATCGTTCGTGACGCCGACATAGAGCGTCCCGTTGCGGCCGCTCGCCATGATGTAGACGAAGTAGCGATGGTCACGTGGCATGCTCGATACCGCCTGGATGCCCGCCTACGCGGGCATGACAGTCTGGATTGAGCGCGGGCGCCTCTTCAATCCCAGAACGGCTTGAGCTTCTTGAAGCCCTTCCAGTCCTTCATCGCTTTTTTCGTCAGGCGCTTCTCCCGGGACGCGTGCCAGCCGGACACCGCGCCGGCGGCGAAGCGCAGCTCGGCGGCGTTGCCGATGCGGCCCAGCGCATCCGACAGGCCGTGCACGTCGTTCGCCTCGCCCATGCGGTCCAACAGGTCCTTCAGCACACGGATGTAGCGCGCAGTCTTGTGGCGCGGATAAAGCGGCGCGAAGAACTCCGCCGCGTAGCGCAGCTTCTTGAGCGCGATGCGCAGCTTGTGCGTGCGATGGTCATAGACCTTCTTGACCTTGCCGCCGCGCTTCTTCGCGATCTTCCAATGCTCGTCGAGCGCCTTGCGGCTGACCTTGCCGATGCGGCGGCCGTCGCGCGGGATCTGCTCGGCGGCGGCGGCGACATCGTTCAGGAAGGCGCCGAAATCGGGATTGAGGATCTCGGCCAGCGCGTCATCCCACGCCTCGCCCCGCGCATGGCGCAGCGCCAGCACGAAGGCGGCGAAGGATTCGTGATCGGCATATTTGGCCTGAACGGGTTTCAGGAGCTCGTCGGCGAAGACATCGAGCTCGCGCGCCGGGCCGAAGGCATCGGCGATGGCGCGGCCGCGCTTGCCCAGCGCCTTGAGCTCCGGCGTTTCCGCGCCGAAGGATTTCAGCGCCATCTGCAGCCGGCGCAGGCCGACGCGCAACTGGTGCACGCCTTCCGGATCGCGGGCGCGGATCGCCGGCGCGTTGCCGCCGACCTGAGCGAGGCATTCGAGCACCGTGGAGCGGAAGGCGTCCGCCGCGCTCATGCGCTTGCGCAGCTGCACCGGGCGCGCGTTCACCGCGCGCGCATTGGGAGCGCCGAAGCTGGGCCGGTAGGAACGGACGATGGCGACGCGCGGCGGCTCTTCCATGACGACATCTTCTCTCATGCGGGGCGCACCGGCAATCCGGCTTTCGCCAGCGCCGCCTTGGCCTCGGCGATGGTCGCCTGGCCGAAATGGAAGATCGAGGCGGCAAGCACCGCGCTGGCATGGCCGTCGCGCACGCCGGCGA
Above is a window of Rhizomicrobium sp. DNA encoding:
- a CDS encoding exodeoxyribonuclease III, with protein sequence MKIATWNINSVRLRAPLLARFLREHQPDVVALQETKVENGLFPAKPFAQLGYVHQAINGQKGYHGVAVLSKIPFRKTEVLGFCREGHARHMCVTLENGVELHDFYVPAGGDVPDPEVNAKFAHKLDFLRAMERDFARRGDRTGAAAILVGDLNVAPLEHDVWSHKQLLDIVSHTPVETNLLGEAKAAFEWTDVTREFVPAEEKSYSWWSYRAADWQLSNRGRRLDHIWVSPALKGGLKGQTIVTKMRGWQKASDHVPVVAEFEV
- a CDS encoding histidine phosphatase family protein produces the protein MRIAFLRHGPTEWNAQGRIQGSIDMPLSAAGREKMAGLLPPEGFAQARAFTSPLGRARETAALLGFSDAVPDARLAEHHWGEWEGLTREEILARDGADAFARAGSAIDFTPKGGESTRALLARVADFIRDVARDERDAIAFAHRGVLRSAYTLATGWDMATAMPEKLDLSGALILAVGADGAPKIAEMNVALRER
- a CDS encoding GIY-YIG nuclease family protein; the encoded protein is MPRDHRYFVYIMASGRNGTLYVGVTNDLIRRSYEHREGLVEGFTKKHGVKMLVWFEEFQDVRDAIGFEKRLKKWERKWKLRLIEEVNPSWADIACNL
- a CDS encoding CHAD domain-containing protein → MEEPPRVAIVRSYRPSFGAPNARAVNARPVQLRKRMSAADAFRSTVLECLAQVGGNAPAIRARDPEGVHQLRVGLRRLQMALKSFGAETPELKALGKRGRAIADAFGPARELDVFADELLKPVQAKYADHESFAAFVLALRHARGEAWDDALAEILNPDFGAFLNDVAAAAEQIPRDGRRIGKVSRKALDEHWKIAKKRGGKVKKVYDHRTHKLRIALKKLRYAAEFFAPLYPRHKTARYIRVLKDLLDRMGEANDVHGLSDALGRIGNAAELRFAAGAVSGWHASREKRLTKKAMKDWKGFKKLKPFWD
- a CDS encoding PaaI family thioesterase; protein product: MRRVVDKSKPEDFPPNVQAIFKRSAPCSAWLNQELLEVDVEEGWVRIGYDLGEPHFNRFGALHGGAIACVMDDVLAVAAGFVAQWGEIAPTLEMKVSYLNQGAAGRHIAEAKVIKRGRTVSFLEANLARADGRIIATATATIMIAPLKRPEGAKKG